Within the Vibrio sp. DW001 genome, the region GAGCGTGTTGTTAATTACTACCGTAAATTTCCTGCCCGTTGGCCAGAGATCGTTGAAGCATTTAAACAGGGTGCTATCTCTGCAAAGATGCAACATAAATACTTGGATCGCTTCGTCATTGCCCATGCCTATGATCATGCTAACAATGCCTCTATGTATGGCCAGAATGGGGTGGAAATCAACTGGCCTCTTCCTCCTCATGGTGACCCTTCCGTTGCAGATTATAAGAGCATCTATGATGACCAGTATGGCGATCCATCTGCAGGTCGTGTTGGCTTAAAAAGCTCGGGTTTGGTGAGTGAAGAAGATAAGGTCAATGAAAACCGTCCAATAATTAAGAAGCGTGAATTTAAGACTCCTGCTCATGCGAGTAAATTGATTAAAAAGGTGGCTCATCAAATGGGGTGCAGCTTTGTTGGTATCACTGCCATTGACCCGGATTTCATCTTTAAAAACATCATGCGTGGTGTTGAAAATGATGGTGAAAATTGGGGCGATAAAATTCCGGATCATTGGAAGTCGGTCATTATTCTTGGCGTCCCAATGAGCTGGGATGGTATGTACGCGGCACCGGGTTACGGGACGTCTTATGAAGCTTATAGTGAAGTGCGTTTTGCCGCCGGTAAATTAGAGGTATTTTTAAATCGCCTTGGTTGGGCAGGACGAGCCATGGTTCCGGGTGGAGATTATGAAATGACGTTGCCGCCGCTAGCCGTAAAAGCGGGGCTTGGAGAGTCGGCTCGAAATGGCTGCTTAATAACGCCAGAAGTGGGACCCAATATTCGTTTAGCATGTGTGGTCACGGACCTAGAGTTTGAGCATGATAAGCCTATTGATATCGGTGTTCGAGACTTCTGTAATGAATGCAAAATCTGTGCGACATCATGCCCAAGTGGGTCCATTAGTTTAGCGGACGGACCTGATACAATACAACGTGGCTACAAGATCTTCGAGTTCAACCAAGATAGCTGCTATCGCATGTGGTCGTCATTGCCTTCTAATGGTCAACAAGGGTGTCGGGTTTGTATTGCGGTCTGTCCGTATACGCGGCGTAATAATTGGATCCACACCTTGGTTAAGGAAGCGGACCCCCGAGACCC harbors:
- a CDS encoding reductive dehalogenase domain-containing protein, with the protein product MKKDDKAENPSRRDFLKMGGATAAVATVGVGAATGFVLGREPDQDTGWGRTAAGKDMFFDREPFRVDIAPTLIKVGTQQRPEREDFLFKRLGMIGGAIQGGWDPAGGWQSCPDERVVNYYRKFPARWPEIVEAFKQGAISAKMQHKYLDRFVIAHAYDHANNASMYGQNGVEINWPLPPHGDPSVADYKSIYDDQYGDPSAGRVGLKSSGLVSEEDKVNENRPIIKKREFKTPAHASKLIKKVAHQMGCSFVGITAIDPDFIFKNIMRGVENDGENWGDKIPDHWKSVIILGVPMSWDGMYAAPGYGTSYEAYSEVRFAAGKLEVFLNRLGWAGRAMVPGGDYEMTLPPLAVKAGLGESARNGCLITPEVGPNIRLACVVTDLEFEHDKPIDIGVRDFCNECKICATSCPSGSISLADGPDTIQRGYKIFEFNQDSCYRMWSSLPSNGQQGCRVCIAVCPYTRRNNWIHTLVKEADPRDPTGLTRKALLAMQHNFFYYPDAESYAAPHNGGRLANYHQPPEWLRSEEFFKGIDKDWDYDGNWEGF